A window from Canis lupus baileyi chromosome 4, mCanLup2.hap1, whole genome shotgun sequence encodes these proteins:
- the STC2 gene encoding stanniocalcin-2 produces the protein MCAERLGQFVTLALVLATFDLARGTDATNPPEGPQDRGSQQKGRLSLQNTAEIQHCLVNAGDVGCGVFECFENNSCEIRGLHGICMTFLHNAGKFDAQGKSFIKDALKCKAHALRHRFGCISRKCPAIKEMVFQLQRECYLKHDLCSAAQENTRVMVEMIHFKDLLLHEPYVDLVNLLLTCGEEVKEAITHSVQAQCEQNWGSLCSILSFCTSAIQRPPTVPPERQLQVDRAKLSKTHHGEAGHHVSEPSSWETGRGTKGEGGSKSHLNAHARGRAVGQGGQGTSGSSEWEEEPSEYSDIRR, from the exons ATGTGTGCTGAGCGGCTGGGCCAGTTCGTGACCCTGGCTTTGGTATTGGCCACCTTCGACCTGGCGCGGGGGACCGACGCCACCAACCCGCCGGAGGGTCCCCAAGACAGGGGCTCCCAGCAGAAAGGCCGCCTGTCCCTGCAGAACACAG CGGAAATCCAACACTGTTTGGTCAACGCTGGCGATGTGGGGTGTGGTGTGTTTGAATGTTTCGAGAACAACTCTTGTGAGATTCGAGGCTTACATGGGATTTGCATGACTTTTCTACACAACGCTGGAAAATTTGATGCCCAG GGCAAATCATTCATCAAAGATGCCTTGAAATGTAAGGCCCACGCTCTGCGGCATCGATTTGGCTGCATAAGCCGGAAGTGCCCAGCCATTAAGGAAATGGTGTTCCAGTTACAACGGGAATGCTACCTCAAACACGATCTGTGCTCTGCTGCCCAGGAGAACACCCGGGTCATGGTAGAGATGATCCACTTCAAGGACTTACTGCTGCACGA ACCCTacgtggacctggtgaacctgCTGTTGACCTGTGGGGAGGAGGTGAAGGAGGCCATCACCCACAGTGTTCAGGCTCAGTGTGAGCAGAACTGGGGAAGCCTGTGCTCCATCTTGAGCTTCTGCACCTCAGCCATCCAGAGGCCCCCCACGGTACCCCCTGAGCGCCAACTCCAAGTGGACAGAGCCAAGCTCTCCAAGACCCACCACGGGGAGGCAGGTCACCACGTCTCAGAGCCCAGTAGTTGGGAGACAGGCCGAGGCACCAAGGGCGAGGGAGGTAGCAAAAGCCACCTGAATGCACATGCCCGGGGCAGGGCGGTCGGCCAAGGGGGCCAGGGAACTTCTGGAAGCAGCGAGTGGGAGGAGGAACCCTCCGAGTATTCCGATATCCGGAGGTGA